One Pseudorasbora parva isolate DD20220531a chromosome 4, ASM2467924v1, whole genome shotgun sequence genomic region harbors:
- the LOC137073054 gene encoding uncharacterized protein, with the protein MPDASPEDYDGFQTQFTNIMETILQSAVREATKLYEGTLQRLKAELVQLRQEIVNTRTGDSSSQDTKGFTGSGSQRSAGVPKHRDVAVQCEKPSLVDQGCSPLEFTGQRLSVADITSDKLTDLCASEDGSRQLALLLIKQEPQEAECNNYAPGYFLLKQEGAEPILVRKEPNKDTIERVVIPPSFQTITRHHSSIQGKSPPSVIPSSCSRRVDSCGHKPNQTIQPIQGTSEKTSENIEGLSSQNKRQNCSASAQASSTSVLASSTQTPAPTVNLSVPMIELSGAPSIPQAKSTASSVHRRPNPNPQTSNQTVVPQKQGSNICHPLQNTFLSPVPPSQVLATEPHSSKQWHQASVTNTEKSISTIAMLNKATEPLTQSQLIQSPFFPPQTIKTPDQEMPPQVHAAVPSGYVSVTPNAPSAVQDRILSTSLVPPQAQVFASPQVMPAHSATSRPPFQFPLVLPHNPTQSTPPSYLPTHAPFISPHLPVNAVHGSVSLNPPQPPLTHSQYPTQSNQFSCSSDQMFPPPDNTAGLLESLDTLHLHSSIMMTPQEAPEQAPMHHFQPSGQLAPLLTLKEQQAVASANIVLSQMPVLSSETPVSSDDNFEGDLPLSPCFSAETTDRNDKDLSEDEDTPTLQSRLRKQRKFFSRCRQGEDSTVMVIDKRLDLEQNNSNNESRALLKPSSKTLQRNTECPDCGRVLSNASALENHMRLHTGERPYNCSQCGKAFPSVRGLNRHVKVHAEEKRYQCEECGKSFVYHFTLTKHQLIHSGERPFPCKICGKRFLAKADRATHMRMHTGEKPFSCTLCGKKFKHRVALNMHMQGHRGEKRYICPHCEKGFVDLGNFKRHKLIHTGERPFECKECGKRFTQSAHLKKHVNTQHVT; encoded by the exons ATGCCGGATGCGAGCCCTGAAGATTATGATGGGTTTCAGACCCAGTTCACAAACATAATGGAAACAATATTACAGAGCGCTGTCAGGGAAGCGACAAAACTTTATGAGGGCACTTTGCAGCGCTTGAAAGCGGAATTGGTGCAGCTGAGACAAGAGATTGTCAACACAAGGACAGGTGATTCATCCAGCCAAGACACAAAGGGATTCACTGGATCTGGGAGTCAGAGGAGTGCCGGTGTCCCCAAACATCGTGATGTTGCCGTGCAGTGTG AAAAGCCCAGTTTGGTTGACCAGGGATGCAGCCCACTTGAGTTTACAGGACAGCGTCTTAGTGTGGCAGACATTACGAGTGATAAACTGACAGATCTTTGTGCCAGTGAGGATGGGAGCAGACAGCTTGCATTGCTTCTTATCAAACAAGAG CCTCAAGAGGCTGAATGTAACAACTACGCTCCAGGATACTTTCTACTGAAGCAAGAAGGTGCTGAGCCAATACTGGTGCGCAAAGAGCCAAATAAGGACACCATAGAAAGGG TTGTGATCCCACCATCATTTCAAACAATAACCAGGCACCATAGCAGCATTCAAGGAAAGTCTCCACCATCAGTGATTCCTTCCTCCTGTAGTCGCAGAGTGGATTCCTGTGGTCACAAACCAAATCAGACTATACAACCTATCCAAGGTACATCGGAAAAAACATCGGAAAACATTGAAGGCTTGTCTTCCcaaaacaaaagacaaaattGCAGTGCATCAGCACAGGCATCCAGCACTTCAGTACTTGCCAGTTCAACTCAGACTCCTGCTCCTACTGTTAACTTATCTGTGCCAATGATCGAGCTGTCTGGTGCTCCATCAATTCCTCAAGCCAAGTCAACAGCATCATCAGTTCACCGACGACCAAACCCAAATCCTCAAACATCAAACCAGACAGTTGTCCCTCAGAAACAGGGGTCAAATATCTGTCATCCACTGCAAAACACCTTCCTTTCCCCTGTTCCTCCAAGCCAAGTCTTAGCAACGGAACCTCATTCCTCCAAACAATGGCATCAAGCATCAGTTACAAATACAGAGAAAAGTATTTCGACCATTGCCATGCTAAACAAAGCCACCGAGCCACTAACCCAATCTCAACTCATACAATCACCATTCTTTCCACCACAAACCATCAAAACTCCAGACCAAGAGATGCCCCCACAAGTACATGCTGCCGTACCATCAGGCTATGTTTCTGTCACACCAAATGCACCTTCAGCGGTCCAAGATCGGATTCTTTCAACCAGTCTTGTTCCACCGCAAGCCCAAGTTTTTGCATCACCACAGGTAATGCCAGCACATTCTGCAACTTCAAGACCACCGTTCCAGTTCCCTTTGGTGCTCCCACACAATCCGACTCAATCGACACCACCTTCTTATCTTCCAACACACGCTCCATTTATTTCTCCTCACCTTCCAGTTAACGCAGTTCATGGATCTGTCTCCCTTAACCCACCTCAACCTCCTCTTACACATTCTCAGTatccaacacaatccaatcagtTCTCCTGTTCTTCAGACCAGATGTTTCCTCCACCCGATAATACGGCAGGTTTGCTTGAATCTCTTGATACTTTGCATTTGCACTCGTCCATTATGATGACGCCACAAGAGGCCCCGGAGCAGGCACCCATGCACCATTTTCAACCGTCTGGGCAGCTTGCGCCTCTGCTAACACTTAAGGAGCAACAAGCCGTCGCTTCCGCTAACATTGTTTTAAGTCAAATGCCAGTTCTATCTTCAGAGACCCCTGTGTCTTCAGATGACAACTTTGAAGGAGACCTACCGCTGTCCCCATGTTTCAGTGCAGAAACCACAGATAGAAATGATAAAGACCTCTCGGAAGATGAAGACACTCCCACACTCCAGTCTAGACTGAGAAAACAGAGAAAGTTTTTCTCCAGATGCAGACAAGGCGAGGACAGCACAGTCATGGTCATCGATAAGAGGCTGGATCTGGAGCAGAACAACTCCAATAACGAAAGTCGAGCCTTACTGAAACCTTCGAGCAAAACGTTGCAGAGAAATACTGAGTGCCCCGATTGTGGAAGGGTCCTCAGCAACGCATCTGCCTTGGAGAACCACATGAGACTTCATACAGGAGAGAGACCTTATAACTGCTCCCAGTGTGGAAAGGCGTTCCCTAGTGTACGGGGCCTTAACCGGCACGTGAAGGTCCATGCAGAGGAGAAACGGTATCAGTGCGAAGAATGTGGGAAGAGTTTTGTTTACCACTTTACCCTTACCAAACACCAGCTAATTCACTCTGGAGAAAGGCCTTTTCCTTGTAAAATCTGTGGAAAGAGGTTTTTGGCCAAGGCAGACCGCGCTACCCATATGCGTAtgcacaccggagagaagccgttctCGTGCACACTTTGTGGGAAGAAGTTTAAACATAGGGTTGCTTTGAATATGCATATGCAGGGCCATAGAGGAGAGAAACGCTACATCTGCCCCCACTGTGAAAAAGGATTCGTGGATCTAGGTAATTTTAAAAGACACAAACTCATCCACACAGGGGAAAGACCGTTTGAGTGCAAAGAATGTGGGAAACGTTTCACTCAGTCAGCTCATCTCAAGAAACATGTCAACACACAACATGTTACATAA